The following proteins come from a genomic window of Chlamydiales bacterium:
- a CDS encoding glucose-6-phosphate isomerase, whose protein sequence is MRYTPTRTNQKTSFRHYKATHILKGLASNPYDLTIEGNLSPARIEKFSMQAGEFKLLFATERVNADVIDALKELANEAGLIEKMQGMQSGHIINKIIGYPSENRRVLHTATRDFFTHSNQQKEAIEASTLAKTEFEKLKTFMNQIEKKDTFTDIIQIGIGGSDLGPRALYTALRAFKKHDRQAHFISNVDSDDATAVLRAIDPKKTLVVVVSKSGGTLETRTNELLVRQYFKQAGCKPEAHFLAVTQEKSEMDNPERYLASFYIWDFIGGRYSATSMVGGVILSFTLGFDQFTNILKGAHEMDSIAMNPNFDENLPLLGAMLGIWNRNFLHYPTVAILPYSQALLRFPAHLQQCNMESNGKRIDRYGNPVDFDTGPIIWGEPGTNGQHSFYQLLHQGTNIVPCEFIAFRDSQYQEDLNIEGSFSQEKLLSNLFAQSIALAKGEKNENPNKVCPGNRPNSILLAKRLDPFTLGSLLSYYENKIAFQGFCWNINSFDQEGVQLGKRLASKIIDHFSAKRKGKKAEQFPEAEAFLSQLENL, encoded by the coding sequence ATGAGATATACCCCAACACGAACGAATCAAAAAACTTCATTTCGCCACTATAAAGCTACTCATATTCTCAAGGGTTTAGCCTCAAATCCATATGATCTAACTATTGAAGGGAATCTTTCCCCTGCTCGAATTGAAAAGTTTTCGATGCAAGCAGGCGAATTTAAGTTACTTTTTGCAACAGAACGTGTCAACGCAGATGTGATAGATGCTTTAAAAGAGCTCGCAAATGAGGCTGGTTTAATAGAAAAAATGCAAGGGATGCAATCCGGTCATATCATCAATAAAATTATAGGTTATCCGAGTGAAAATAGACGAGTTCTTCACACAGCCACACGTGATTTTTTTACTCATTCTAATCAACAAAAAGAGGCAATAGAAGCAAGCACATTAGCAAAAACTGAATTTGAAAAACTCAAGACATTCATGAATCAGATCGAAAAAAAAGATACATTTACTGATATCATTCAAATTGGCATCGGAGGATCAGATTTAGGCCCACGTGCACTTTATACTGCGCTTCGAGCTTTTAAAAAACATGATCGACAAGCCCATTTTATTTCTAATGTTGATTCAGATGATGCTACAGCTGTTTTGAGAGCTATTGATCCTAAGAAGACACTTGTTGTTGTTGTCTCCAAGTCAGGAGGAACACTAGAAACTCGCACTAATGAATTGCTCGTCCGTCAATATTTCAAACAAGCAGGTTGTAAACCAGAAGCACATTTTTTAGCTGTCACCCAAGAAAAAAGCGAAATGGACAACCCAGAACGCTACCTGGCCTCCTTCTATATTTGGGATTTTATTGGAGGACGTTATTCAGCAACTTCAATGGTAGGTGGTGTGATTCTCTCATTTACTCTTGGATTTGATCAATTTACTAATATCCTCAAAGGAGCTCATGAGATGGATTCGATTGCGATGAATCCCAATTTTGACGAAAATTTACCATTATTAGGAGCTATGCTTGGGATTTGGAACCGCAATTTTCTTCATTATCCCACAGTGGCTATCCTTCCTTACTCACAAGCTCTTCTTCGTTTTCCTGCTCATTTACAACAATGTAATATGGAATCAAATGGAAAACGCATTGATAGGTATGGTAACCCCGTGGACTTTGATACAGGCCCCATTATATGGGGGGAACCTGGCACTAATGGGCAACACTCTTTTTATCAACTCCTTCATCAAGGGACTAATATTGTTCCCTGTGAGTTCATTGCGTTTCGTGATTCGCAATACCAAGAAGATCTTAATATTGAAGGGTCATTTTCACAAGAAAAGCTCTTATCTAATCTCTTTGCACAATCAATTGCTTTAGCGAAAGGAGAAAAAAACGAAAATCCTAATAAGGTGTGCCCAGGGAATAGGCCAAATAGTATTCTTCTTGCTAAGCGACTCGATCCCTTTACTCTTGGCTCACTTCTCTCTTATTATGAAAATAAAATTGCCTTTCAAGGATTTTGTTGGAATATTAACTCCTTTGATCAAGAAGGTGTTCAGTTAGGGAAAAGACTAGCTAGCAAAATTATTGACCACTTCAGTGCAAAAAGGAAAGGGAAAAAAGCCGAGCAATTTCCTGAAGCAGAAGCCTTCTTATCTCAACTTGAAAACCTGTAG
- a CDS encoding tyrosine recombinase, with amino-acid sequence MKYLDDFIAYLASEKGLSHHTIQGYQRDIKGFLTHYPMNFESVLDHLSDLKHRGYASASVARALIAIKVFSRFLFREKILDTDLSLLLQTPKIWQLMPEFMTQDEVTSLLEIPNTNTFIGARDRAILEVLYGSGLRVSEVCALSIYSIDETSVRVKGKGEKERIVPIGRLALESIDYYLARFRDQFSGSILFVTQRGRGIDRFTIWRMIKKYALRAGIHKNISPHTLRHSFATHLLDHGADLRIIQEMLGHTHIATTDRYTHVSQTRLQMAFSKFHPRK; translated from the coding sequence ATGAAATATCTTGATGATTTTATCGCTTATCTTGCTAGTGAAAAAGGGCTTTCTCATCATACAATTCAAGGGTATCAAAGAGATATCAAGGGATTTTTAACCCATTATCCCATGAATTTTGAGTCAGTATTGGATCATCTATCTGACCTAAAGCATAGGGGCTATGCTTCTGCTTCAGTTGCCCGCGCTTTAATTGCTATCAAAGTTTTTTCTCGTTTTCTTTTTCGCGAAAAAATTTTAGATACAGATCTTAGTCTCTTATTACAAACACCTAAAATCTGGCAACTTATGCCTGAATTTATGACTCAAGATGAAGTGACCTCTCTTCTAGAAATTCCTAATACTAATACGTTTATTGGAGCTCGTGATCGAGCGATTTTAGAGGTTTTGTATGGAAGTGGGTTACGAGTTTCAGAGGTTTGTGCTCTCTCGATCTATTCAATTGATGAAACAAGTGTTAGAGTCAAAGGTAAAGGAGAAAAAGAAAGAATTGTGCCAATTGGTCGTCTTGCTCTTGAGTCGATTGACTACTATTTAGCAAGATTTCGTGATCAATTTTCTGGTTCTATTCTTTTTGTGACTCAGAGAGGTAGAGGAATTGATCGATTTACTATTTGGAGAATGATTAAAAAATATGCTTTAAGAGCAGGAATTCACAAAAATATTTCTCCACACACTCTTAGACATAGTTTTGCTACACATCTTCTTGACCATGGAGCAGATCTAAGAATTATTCAAGAGATGCTTGGTCATACCCATATTGCCACTACAGATCGCTATACACATGTCAGCCAAACTCGCCTTCAGATGGCATTTTCGAAATTTCATCCTCGCAAATAA
- a CDS encoding tRNA (guanine(46)-N(7))-methyltransferase TrmB: MIIDRVFHVPNYYHEHEAFFFPGWDHNILFNNQNPLCIEYCTGNGSWITEKAKEFPDTNWVGVEMCYDRVRKVWSKIKNANLSNLIIVAGEAWTFTHYYVKDSLVEEVYINFPDPWPKRKHKKHRLMNFAFIHELARILKLGKKLTFVSDDANYLIETIGAFERHPNFILSHLDDNLPNYGASWFENLWRSQGRKIQYLQFLTV, translated from the coding sequence ATGATTATAGATCGGGTTTTTCATGTTCCTAATTATTATCATGAGCATGAAGCATTTTTTTTTCCAGGATGGGATCATAATATTCTTTTTAATAATCAAAATCCACTTTGTATTGAATATTGTACTGGGAATGGAAGCTGGATTACTGAAAAAGCTAAGGAATTTCCTGATACAAACTGGGTCGGAGTTGAAATGTGTTATGATCGGGTACGTAAAGTATGGTCTAAAATCAAAAATGCCAACCTATCTAATTTGATTATAGTGGCTGGAGAAGCATGGACCTTTACTCATTACTATGTTAAAGATTCTTTAGTAGAAGAAGTCTATATTAATTTTCCTGATCCATGGCCTAAGAGAAAACATAAAAAACATCGATTAATGAATTTTGCATTCATTCATGAACTAGCCCGTATCTTAAAATTAGGGAAGAAATTAACTTTTGTTTCTGATGATGCTAATTATCTCATAGAAACTATAGGGGCTTTTGAAAGACACCCTAATTTTATTCTATCTCATCTTGATGATAATTTGCCTAATTATGGTGCTTCTTGGTTTGAAAATTTATGGCGTAGTCAGGGGAGAAAGATTCAGTATCTACAATTTCTTACAGTTTAA